One Euphorbia lathyris chromosome 1, ddEupLath1.1, whole genome shotgun sequence DNA segment encodes these proteins:
- the LOC136209237 gene encoding DExH-box ATP-dependent RNA helicase DExH18, mitochondrial isoform X2, which yields MARGSLASLLRSYASKRKVSRSRLLLSNQNLYSYRQFNERVYETYQFNHASLLPCRQFSTSMFDVISSKFPSQDPKFNTSRPFSSDVEIGDCENNNNRELTELNSVDFSLEGISEAEIDDEISDAHDMVISDSEVVEEDSDNQYLNSKNIVRKENVAFVDPVELYHELCNAEENDKLKRSDWETLQVIFTFFSHSGWAANQALGIYIGKSFFPTAASKFRSFFFKKCSAEVATHLVSLGPCDEAVRFLFPLFVEYCIESFPDEIKRFRGMINSADLTKPHTWFPFARAMKRKVVYHCGPTNSGKTYNALQRYMEAKKGVYCSPLRLLAMEVFDKVNAHGVYCSLLTGQEKKHVPFSNHVACTVEMVSVDELYDVAVIDEIQMMADPFRGYAWTRALLGLKADEIHLCGDPSVLNIVRKICVETGDELVEHHYDRFKQLVVEAKTLLGSLQNVRSGDCIVAFSRREIFEVKLAIEKNTKHRCCVIYGGLPPETRRQQANLFNDPDNEFDVLVASDAVGMGLNLNIRRVVFNNLSKYNGDKIVPVPASQVKQIAGRAGRRGSRYPDGLTTTLQLDDLNYLIECLKQPFEEVKKVGLFPFFEQVELFAGQLPNVTFPQLLEKFGENCRVDGSYFLCRHDHIKKVANMLEKIQGLSLEDRFNFCFSPVNIRDPKAMYYLLRFASSYSQKVPVSIAMGMPKGSARNDSELLDLETRHQVLSMYLWLSNQFEFERFPYAKRAEAMAVEIADLLGQSLTKARWQPESRKPHKPKTQQKEDTNKGPKSLIQLQMQ from the exons ATGGCAAGAGGCTCCCTTGCTTCTCTTCTTCGTTCCTACGCATCAAAAAGAAAGGTTTCAAGGTCTAGATTGCTACTCTCTAATCAGAATTTGTATTCTTATAGACAATTCAACGAACGGGTATATGAAACCTATCAATTTAATCATGCTTCTCTTCTGCCCTGCCGTCAATTCTCAACAAGTATGTTTGACGTAATTTCTTCTAAGTTTCCCTCTCAGGACCCAAAATTTAACACTTCTAGGCCATTTTCTTCAGATGTTGAGATAGGGGATTGTGAGAATAACAACAATAGGGAATTGACAGAGCTCAATAGTGTGGATTTTAGCTTAGAAGGTATTAGTGAGGCTGAAATTGATGATGAAATTAGTGATGCTCATGACATGGTTATTTCTGATTCTGAAGTTGTTGAAGAGGATAGTGATAACCAATATTTAAATAGCAAGAACATTGTAAGGAAAGAAAATGTGGCTTTTGTTGATCCTGTGGAATTATATCATGAGCTTTGTAATGCTGAAGAGAATGATAAGCTTAAACGGTCTGATTGGGAGACTCTACAAGTGATATTCACTTTCTTTTCCCATTCCGGCTGGGCTGCTAATCAAGCTCTTGGAATTTATATTGGCAAGTCTTTTTTCCCCACTGCTGCTAGTAAGTTTAGGAGTTTTTTCTTTAAGAAATGTTCTGCTGAGGTTGCTACGCACTTGGTTTCTCTTGGACCCTGTGATGAAGCTGTTAGGTTCCTTTTTCCTTTGTTTGTTGAGTATTGCATTGAAAGTTTTCCGGATGAGATTAAGCGGTTTCGGGGCATGATTAACTCAGCAGACCTCACAAAGCCACACACATGGTTTCCTTTTGCACGGGCAATGAAACGCAAGGTTGTTTATCATTGTGGCCCAACAAACAGTGGTAAAACTTACAATGCGTTGCAACGGTATATGGAAGCTAAGAAGGGTGTTTATTGCAGTCCACTTAGGCTTTTGGCTATGGAAGTTTTTGATAAGGTGAATGCTCATGGGGTTTACTGCAGTCTTCTCACAGGGCAAGAGAAGAAACATGTCCCGTTCTCGAATCATGTAGCCTGTACAGTGGAAATGGTTTCAGTAGATGAACTATATGATGTGGCTGTTATTGATGAGATTCAGATGATGGCAGACCCGTTCAGAGGTTATGCCTGGACAAGAGCATTGCTCGGTTTGAAGGCTGATGAGATTCATTTGTGTGGAGATCCAAGTGTTCTTAatattgttagaaagatctgtGTGGAAACTGGTGATGAATTGGTTGAACACCATTATGACAGATTCAAACAATTAGTAGTTGAAGCCAAAACACTGTTGGGAAGTCTTCAAAATGTACGTTCTGGGGACTGCATAGTTGCGTTTTCAAGAAGAGAGATTTTTGAGGTGAAATTGGCAATTGAGAAAAACACAAAGCACCGCTGTTGTGTTATTTATGGCGGCTTACCACCTGAGACTCGTAGACAGCAAGCTAACTTATTCAATGACCCAGATAATGAATTTGATGTGCTGGTTGCAAGTGATGCTGTTGGGATGGGATTGAATCTCAATATCCGAAGAGTAGTTTTTAATAACCTTTCGAAGTATAATGGTGACAAAATTGTTCCAGTTCCAGCATCACAGGTTAAACAAATTGCAGGAAGAGCTGGAAGGAGAGGAAGCCGATATCCAGATGGACTCACAACCACTCTGCAATTAGATGATCTGAATTACTTGATTGAATGTTTAAAGCAGCCATTTGAGGAAGTAAAGAAAGTAGgcctctttcctttctttgaGCAGGTTGAATTGTTTGCCGGGCAACTTCCAAATGTTACTTTTCCCCAGCTGCTTGAGAAGTTTGGTGAGAACTGCCGTGTTGACGGGTCATACTTCTTGTGTAGGCATGATCATATAAAGAAGGTTGCAAATATGTTAGAGAAAATCCAGGGATTATCGTTGGAAGATCGTTTTAACTTCTGTTTTTCTCCAGTTAATATTCGAGATCCAAAAGCAATGTACTATCTTTTAAGATTTGCTTCTTCCTATAGTCAGAAGGTTCCTGTTAGTATAGCAATGGGCATGCCAAAGGGATCTGCTCGAAATGATTCGGAACTCCTTGATCTTGAAACTAGACATCAAGTTCTTTCAATGTATCTGTGGTTATCTAATCAATTCGAATTTGAAAGATTTCCATATGCGAAGAGAGCTGAGGCGATGGCAGTGGAAATTGCTGATTTGTTGGGTCAATCTCTTACAAAAGCACGTTGGCAGCCAGAATCAAGGAAGCCACATAAACCAAAGACCCAGCAAAAGGAAGATACTAATAAGGGACCTAAGTCGCTCATCCAATTGCAAATGCA GTGA
- the LOC136209227 gene encoding uncharacterized protein translates to MDLEMQLPSHSLLDFNNSLTKCVDSPIAAKSPSDEEYPLESLEITEKVNATDLELRLITSIIQTNKAQFVSLWRTLSNSDESSTVDSADVSKFLYICCTFDSVECATLLINGELGAVPLVNEFDAAGMAPLHAAAEAHAARCIELLLKKHARTDLKTRDGRGLLPLELSLSRTRMDVDWNPDDYSVEDLVVQLSEKDLTAVKLLCEKTKGIDEVAYASATEGRVIDLAALLVVAAKRVNELTFELYDGDLNSKKKATIFECLISETLSLGRTETLLGAAKRKFCPFKGETEAKRKLLVRGIQLLQLFGAVAQTGRTNKKATSPLILASQAGDEVVVELLLKSNIDINDVDDDGNSALHWCLKTFKGECPQQIKIMSLLLKHGARVNHKNKLGLTAVHIAAGNGNAQALEVLLLGDPDCVNSKTETKETPLFFAVKKDSKDCAELLLHHGASTEVFNLRKQRPIDLAESQDMRFLLNTTNISPTTRSFSVQKFTAVIQGDKVISETKKIFTIIREGNSPDRTGSSAKREICRYHGSPTGCVRGSKCFYVHAGEELRQIKKATEIIHLPAARDLERKIFVGGLPLSLDSDLLRKLFEEKFGLVEHATVIGGQLGDTAQSRGFGFVTFKHKKSVSAAVEAHYITIMDKQLEIKSAIPKCLLLSDSHSSLHLQGEIDQDLAQEQTPTEEIGDWQLVTRKTKISPQISSEKTETEMPRHKTIEEAKSKHMSWVDTLICGQPKASSNNSQTLKESGPKWLRIFKKWLPNFLQHIAKKDGEYALSSLKSDFRAAFGLELDHVSLGFLKLSDFMRSFPDLCHIKFLPVGRQNHMILLPKFPKPDYQPLQRPQIFSPPSCHTSDHSSNTESCDAKAFQDVSVVSTENDDLIDDSSKASHQSPEETLFYQSPEETLFHQSPEENPKETSINFNTFLKFLEPDPIFHARPWLSDDRDGSKGYTFDLRQAQQRHVALEVLARKRNSSSVFFLREFDFFDKYKASIEQGRCFGCNQLRVLWANFPCQHLIWCATCSLEIIRAVNGFEHKCVVCDIKVQKIDLISSHHLNTLIPYLANPRCENHSPSNPDYKYFLYKGEEKCSKWSMNHLMTAALGTEKDMWTQSSPTSRL, encoded by the exons ATGGATCTG GAAATGCAATTGCCAAGTCATTCACTCCTGGATTTCAACAACTCGCTTACGAAATGCGTTGATTCTCCTATCGCTGCAAAATCTCCTTCCGATGAAGAGTATCCACTTGAAAGCTTGGAAATCACCGAAAAAGTTAACGCCACTGACTTAGAGTTGAGGCTCATTACATCAATCATACAAACCAACAAAGCTCAGTTCGTATCTCTGTGGAGGACTCTATCGAACTCCGACGAGAGCTCTACAGTGGACAGTGCAGATGTCTCCAAGTTCCTCTATATCTGCTGCACATTCGATTCTGTTGAATGCGCTACATTACTGATCAACGGCGAGCTAGGAGCCGTGCCCTTGGTGAACGAGTTCGACGCTGCAGGAATGGCGCCTCTGCATGCGGCGGCAGAGGCTCACGCAGCGCGTTGCATCGAGTTGCTGCTTAAAAAACACGCTCGTACGGACCTGAAAACAAGAGATGGACGCGGATTGCTTCCCCTGGAGCTGTCCCTGTCAAGAACCAG AATGGATGTGGACTGGAACCCGGACGACTACTCCGTTGAAGACTTGGTCGTTCAACTTAGTGAAAAG GATTTGACTGCTGTAAAACTTCTGTGCGAGAAGACGAAGGGAATAGATGAGGTGGCTTATGCAAGCGCCACCGAAGGGCGCGTCATTGATTTAGCCGCTCTGCTGGTTGTGGCGGCAAAGAGAGTGAATGAACTGACTTTTGAGCTGTACGATGGTGACTTAAATTCAAAAAAGAAGGCTACCATATTCGAGTGTTTGATCAGTGAAACATTGAGTCTGGGACGCACTGAGACATTGCTAGGTGCTGCAAAACGGAAGTTCTGTCCATTCAAGGGTGAGACCGAAGCAAAGAGGAAGCTTCTAGTACGCGGGATCCAATTGCTTCAGCTATTTGGCGCCGTTGCACAAACGGGACGGACGAACAAGAAGGCCACGTCGCCCTTAATACTGGCGTCTCAG GCTGGAGATGAAGTTGTCGTTGAACTTCTTCTGAAGAGTAATATAGACATAAATGATGTTGATGATGATGGGAATTCTGCTCTTCATTGGTGCCTGAAGACATTCAAGGGAGAGTGTCCTCAGCAGATCaa GATAATGTCACTCCTGCTGAAGCATGGTGCTCGAGTTAACCACAAAAATAAACTGGGACTAACTGCAGTCCATATTGCTGCAGGAAATGGCAATGCACAAGCACTTGAG GTCCTTCTGTTAGGAGATCCAGATTGTGTCAATTCTAAAACAGAGACAAAAGAAACCCCGCTGTTTTTTGCAGTGAAGAAGGACTCCAAGGACTGCGCAGAGCTTCTTTTACATCACGGAGCAAGCACTGAAGTCTTTAATTTGCG AAAACAAAGACCTATCGACTTGGCAGAGTCACAAGATATGCGTTTCTTGCTTAATACAACCAATATTAGCCCTA CAACTCGTTCTTTCTCTGTTCAGAAATTTACAGCAGTGATACAAGGAGATAAAGTGATTTCAGAGACAAAAAAGATATTTACCATAATACGTGAAGGCAACAGCCCCGACAG AACTGGCTCAAGTGCAAAGAGAGAGATATGTAGATATCACGGTTCTCCCACTGGATGTGTCAGAGGTAGTAAGTGCTTCTATGTGCATGCTGGAGAGGAACTTAGGCAGATCAAGAAGGCAACCGAAATTATTCATTTACCTGCAGCACGGGACCTTGAACGGAAAATTTTTGTAGGAGGCCTGCCTCTTTCTCTAGATTCTG ATTTATTACGGAAACTTTTTGAAGAGAAATTTGGCTTGGTGGAGCATGCAACAGTCATCGGAGGGCAATTAGGAGACACGGCACAGTCCAGAGGATTTGGTTTTGTCACCTTTAAGCACAAGAAATCAGTTTCAGCTGCGGTGGAAGCACATTATATCACTATTATGGACAAGCAATTGGAGATCAAAAGTGCAATTCCGAAATGTCTTTTACTATCGGATTCTCATAGTTCACTTCATCTACAAGGAGAGATTGACCAGGATCTAGCACAAGAGCAGACTCCTACGGAGGAAATAGGCGATTGGCAGTTGGTCACTAGAAAGACAAAAATTAGTCCACAGATTTCTAGTGAGAAGACTGAAACAGAAATGCCTCGTCATAAGACCATAGAAGAGGCTAAATCTAAGCATATGTCTTGGGTGGATACATTAATCTGTGGTCAACCAAAGGCAAGTTCTAATAATTCTCAAACTCTTAAAGAAAGCGGGCCCAAATGGCTCAGAATTTTCAAGAAGTGGCTTCCCAACTTCTTACAACATATAGCAAAGAAGGATGGAGAGTATGCTCTGTCATCTCTGAAATCAGATTTCAGGGCTGCTTTTGGACTAGAGTTGGATCATGTTTCTCTTGGTTTCCTAAAACTTAGTGATTTCATGAGGTCTTTCCCAGACCTTTGCCACATAAAATTTCTTCCTGTGGGCAGACAGAATCACATGATTCTTCTACCTAAATTTCCCAAACCTGATTATCAACCTCTTCAACGTCCACAGATATTCAGTCCTCCATCTTGTCATACAAGTGACCACAGTAGTAACACTGAATCTTGTGATGCCAAGGCTTTCCAGGATGTTTCAGTAGTGTCCACTGAGAATGATGACTTGATAGACGACAGCTCTAAGGCATCCCATCAAAGCCCTGAAGAGACTCTTTTCTATCAGAGCCCTGAAGAGACTCTTTTCCACCAGAGCCCTGAAGAGAATCCAAAAGAGACGTCCATTAATTTCAACACATTTCTCAAATTTTTGGAACCTGACCCAATCTTTCATGCTCGTCCATGGCTATCTGATGACCGTGATGGGAGCAAAGGATATACTTTTGATTTGAGGCAGGCTCAGCAAAGACACGTGGCATTGGAGGTCCTTGCGAGAAAAAGGAATAGTTCATCCGTGTTCTTTCTTCGcgaatttgatttttttgat AAGTACAAGGCAAGCATTGAGCAAGGAAGGTGCTTTGGATGTAATCAGCTTCGGGTGCTGTGGGCCAATTTTCCGTGCCAGCACTTGATATGGTGTGCCACTTGTAGTCTAGAAATAATTCGGGCAGTGAATGGTTTTGAGCACAAATGTGTGGTGTGCGATATCAAAGTGCAGAAAATAGATCTCATCTCATCTCATCACTTGAATACTTTGATACCATATTTGGCGAACCCCAGATGTGAGAATCACTCACCTTCTAATCCTGACTACAA ATATTTTCTGtataaaggagaagaaaaatgtAGTAAGTGGAGCATGAATCATCTGATGACTGCTGCACTTGGGACAGAAAAAGACATGTGGACACAAAGCTCTCCGACTTCCCGATTGTGA
- the LOC136209237 gene encoding DExH-box ATP-dependent RNA helicase DExH18, mitochondrial isoform X1, which yields MARGSLASLLRSYASKRKVSRSRLLLSNQNLYSYRQFNERVYETYQFNHASLLPCRQFSTSMFDVISSKFPSQDPKFNTSRPFSSDVEIGDCENNNNRELTELNSVDFSLEGISEAEIDDEISDAHDMVISDSEVVEEDSDNQYLNSKNIVRKENVAFVDPVELYHELCNAEENDKLKRSDWETLQVIFTFFSHSGWAANQALGIYIGKSFFPTAASKFRSFFFKKCSAEVATHLVSLGPCDEAVRFLFPLFVEYCIESFPDEIKRFRGMINSADLTKPHTWFPFARAMKRKVVYHCGPTNSGKTYNALQRYMEAKKGVYCSPLRLLAMEVFDKVNAHGVYCSLLTGQEKKHVPFSNHVACTVEMVSVDELYDVAVIDEIQMMADPFRGYAWTRALLGLKADEIHLCGDPSVLNIVRKICVETGDELVEHHYDRFKQLVVEAKTLLGSLQNVRSGDCIVAFSRREIFEVKLAIEKNTKHRCCVIYGGLPPETRRQQANLFNDPDNEFDVLVASDAVGMGLNLNIRRVVFNNLSKYNGDKIVPVPASQVKQIAGRAGRRGSRYPDGLTTTLQLDDLNYLIECLKQPFEEVKKVGLFPFFEQVELFAGQLPNVTFPQLLEKFGENCRVDGSYFLCRHDHIKKVANMLEKIQGLSLEDRFNFCFSPVNIRDPKAMYYLLRFASSYSQKVPVSIAMGMPKGSARNDSELLDLETRHQVLSMYLWLSNQFEFERFPYAKRAEAMAVEIADLLGQSLTKARWQPESRKPHKPKTQQKEDTNKGPKSLIQLQMQKRQEKDSLKEHIEAAAL from the exons ATGGCAAGAGGCTCCCTTGCTTCTCTTCTTCGTTCCTACGCATCAAAAAGAAAGGTTTCAAGGTCTAGATTGCTACTCTCTAATCAGAATTTGTATTCTTATAGACAATTCAACGAACGGGTATATGAAACCTATCAATTTAATCATGCTTCTCTTCTGCCCTGCCGTCAATTCTCAACAAGTATGTTTGACGTAATTTCTTCTAAGTTTCCCTCTCAGGACCCAAAATTTAACACTTCTAGGCCATTTTCTTCAGATGTTGAGATAGGGGATTGTGAGAATAACAACAATAGGGAATTGACAGAGCTCAATAGTGTGGATTTTAGCTTAGAAGGTATTAGTGAGGCTGAAATTGATGATGAAATTAGTGATGCTCATGACATGGTTATTTCTGATTCTGAAGTTGTTGAAGAGGATAGTGATAACCAATATTTAAATAGCAAGAACATTGTAAGGAAAGAAAATGTGGCTTTTGTTGATCCTGTGGAATTATATCATGAGCTTTGTAATGCTGAAGAGAATGATAAGCTTAAACGGTCTGATTGGGAGACTCTACAAGTGATATTCACTTTCTTTTCCCATTCCGGCTGGGCTGCTAATCAAGCTCTTGGAATTTATATTGGCAAGTCTTTTTTCCCCACTGCTGCTAGTAAGTTTAGGAGTTTTTTCTTTAAGAAATGTTCTGCTGAGGTTGCTACGCACTTGGTTTCTCTTGGACCCTGTGATGAAGCTGTTAGGTTCCTTTTTCCTTTGTTTGTTGAGTATTGCATTGAAAGTTTTCCGGATGAGATTAAGCGGTTTCGGGGCATGATTAACTCAGCAGACCTCACAAAGCCACACACATGGTTTCCTTTTGCACGGGCAATGAAACGCAAGGTTGTTTATCATTGTGGCCCAACAAACAGTGGTAAAACTTACAATGCGTTGCAACGGTATATGGAAGCTAAGAAGGGTGTTTATTGCAGTCCACTTAGGCTTTTGGCTATGGAAGTTTTTGATAAGGTGAATGCTCATGGGGTTTACTGCAGTCTTCTCACAGGGCAAGAGAAGAAACATGTCCCGTTCTCGAATCATGTAGCCTGTACAGTGGAAATGGTTTCAGTAGATGAACTATATGATGTGGCTGTTATTGATGAGATTCAGATGATGGCAGACCCGTTCAGAGGTTATGCCTGGACAAGAGCATTGCTCGGTTTGAAGGCTGATGAGATTCATTTGTGTGGAGATCCAAGTGTTCTTAatattgttagaaagatctgtGTGGAAACTGGTGATGAATTGGTTGAACACCATTATGACAGATTCAAACAATTAGTAGTTGAAGCCAAAACACTGTTGGGAAGTCTTCAAAATGTACGTTCTGGGGACTGCATAGTTGCGTTTTCAAGAAGAGAGATTTTTGAGGTGAAATTGGCAATTGAGAAAAACACAAAGCACCGCTGTTGTGTTATTTATGGCGGCTTACCACCTGAGACTCGTAGACAGCAAGCTAACTTATTCAATGACCCAGATAATGAATTTGATGTGCTGGTTGCAAGTGATGCTGTTGGGATGGGATTGAATCTCAATATCCGAAGAGTAGTTTTTAATAACCTTTCGAAGTATAATGGTGACAAAATTGTTCCAGTTCCAGCATCACAGGTTAAACAAATTGCAGGAAGAGCTGGAAGGAGAGGAAGCCGATATCCAGATGGACTCACAACCACTCTGCAATTAGATGATCTGAATTACTTGATTGAATGTTTAAAGCAGCCATTTGAGGAAGTAAAGAAAGTAGgcctctttcctttctttgaGCAGGTTGAATTGTTTGCCGGGCAACTTCCAAATGTTACTTTTCCCCAGCTGCTTGAGAAGTTTGGTGAGAACTGCCGTGTTGACGGGTCATACTTCTTGTGTAGGCATGATCATATAAAGAAGGTTGCAAATATGTTAGAGAAAATCCAGGGATTATCGTTGGAAGATCGTTTTAACTTCTGTTTTTCTCCAGTTAATATTCGAGATCCAAAAGCAATGTACTATCTTTTAAGATTTGCTTCTTCCTATAGTCAGAAGGTTCCTGTTAGTATAGCAATGGGCATGCCAAAGGGATCTGCTCGAAATGATTCGGAACTCCTTGATCTTGAAACTAGACATCAAGTTCTTTCAATGTATCTGTGGTTATCTAATCAATTCGAATTTGAAAGATTTCCATATGCGAAGAGAGCTGAGGCGATGGCAGTGGAAATTGCTGATTTGTTGGGTCAATCTCTTACAAAAGCACGTTGGCAGCCAGAATCAAGGAAGCCACATAAACCAAAGACCCAGCAAAAGGAAGATACTAATAAGGGACCTAAGTCGCTCATCCAATTGCAAATGCA GAAAAGGCAAGAAAAAGACTCACTGAAGGAGCATATAGAGGCTGCAGCTCTGTAA
- the LOC136209223 gene encoding protease Do-like 8, chloroplastic — protein sequence MQMLACNSWSLQKSLPFHGIFILPRRFFLGRRQLLSSVSLSSDDSLYDDVSSHSISFSRAAKDDTPYVFDEICKIRPITKRRLLVTSLFMYLWYYPTRYLSAQALGDPSVTVEEVTPPVLPSGALFPTEERIVELFEKNTYSVVNIFDVTLRPQLNVTGVVEIPEGNGSGVVWDGEGHIVTNYHVIGNALSRNPSPGQVVARVNILASEGVQKNFEGILIGADRAKDLAVLKIEASENLLRPIKVGQSGSLKVGQQCLAIGNPFGFDHTLTAGVISGLNRDIFSQTGVTIGGGVQTDAAINPGNSGGPLLDSKGNMIGINTAIFTQTGTSAGVGFAIPSSTVLKIVPQLIQSGKVVRAGLNVEIAPDLIASQLNVRNGALIMQVPGNSLAAKAGLLPTTRGFAGNIVLGDIITAVNNIPVKSKAELNKVLDDEYRVGDRVILKIQRGGEDVEIPIVLEEKTS from the exons ATGCAAATGTTAGCATGCAATTCATGGTCCCTCCAAAAATCTTTACCTTTCCATGGAATCTTCATTCTTCCAAGACGCTTCTTCTTGGGTCGCCGGCAGCTCTTGTCTTCTGTTTCCCTTTCCTCCGATGATTCTTTATACGACGACGTTTCTTCGCATTCCATTTCCTTCTCCAG GGCTGCTAAAGATGATACGCCTtatgtgtttgatgaaataTGCAAAATTCGTCCTATCACAAAACGGCGATTGTTGGTAACAAGTTTGTTCATGTATCTGTGGTATTATCCTACAAGGTACTTATCAG CCCAAGCACTAGGAGATCCATCTGTTACAGTTGAAGAAGTAACTCCCCCTGTTCTTCCCTCAGGAGCTCTCTTCCCTACTGAG GAAAGAATTGTCGAACTCTTTGAAAAGAATACATACTCTGTTGTCAACATTTTTGATGTAACATTGCGCCCACAACTGAATGTAACTGGTGTAGTTGAG ATTCCTGAAGGGAATGGTTCTGGAGTGGTTTGGGATGGGGAGGGACATATTGTGACAAATTATCATG TGATAGGCAATGCCCTCTCAAGAAATCCAAGCCCTGGGCAAGTTGTTGCACGGGTTAATATTCTTGCATCCGAAGG GGTGCAGAAGAACTTCGAGGGTATATTGATTGGCGCTGATCGTGCCAAGGACCTTGCTGTGTTGAAG ATTGAAGCATCCGAAAATCTGTTGAGGCCAATTAAGGTTGGGCAATCCGGTTCTCTAAAAGTTGGGCAGCAGTGTCTTGCaattggaaatccatttggctTCGATCATACTCTTACTGCAGGGGTAATAAGTGGATTGAATCGTGATATTTTTAGTCAAACTGGAGTCACAATTGGTGGTGGAGTTCAAACAGATGCAGCAATCAATCCGGGAAATAG TGGAGGTCCTTTATTGGATTCTAAAGGAAATATGATTGGGATTAACACAGCGATTTTTACTCAGACAG GGACCTCGGCTGGTGTAGGCTTTGCCATCCCATCTTCAACAGTGCTGAAGATAGTACCTCAGTTAATTCAATCTGGTAAA gtTGTTCGAGCTGGTTTGAATGTGGAAATAGCTCCCGATCTTATTGCAAGCCAACTTAACGTTCGAAATGGAGCTCTCATCATGCAG GTTCCGGGAAATAGTCTAGCAGCAAAGGCTGGGTTGCTCCCTACCACAAGAGGTTTTGCTGGAAACATTGTCCTTGGGGATATTATAACTGCAGTAAACAATATACCT GTAAAAAGTAAAGCAGAGCTAAACAAAGTGCTGGATGATGAATATAGAGTAGGGGATAGAGTGATTTTGAAGATTCAGAGAGGTGGAGAGGATGTAGAGATCCCTATTGTCCTTGAAGAGAAGACTTCCTGA